One segment of Deinococcus arcticus DNA contains the following:
- a CDS encoding SDR family oxidoreductase: protein MGMLTGKVAFITGGASGIGAGTARRFAQEGARVALADVQPEEGERLRDELSQAGAEALYIQCDVSDAQSVQQAIEATVAAFGQLDIVFANAGVNGVWAPIDELQPEEWDKTLNINLRGTYLTVHYAVPHLKRAGGGSIIITSSVNGNRTFSSPGASAYSSSKAGQVAFAKMIALELGRHNIRCNAVCPGLIHTNIQERTEQRGTDKIGIEVELPEGSPALHGGEGEPVDVADACLFLASDLGRHVSGIELYVDGGASLLR from the coding sequence ATGGGCATGTTGACAGGCAAGGTGGCGTTCATTACCGGCGGCGCCAGCGGCATCGGTGCGGGCACCGCCCGGCGGTTTGCCCAGGAAGGCGCGCGCGTGGCGCTGGCCGACGTGCAGCCCGAGGAAGGCGAGAGGCTAAGAGACGAGCTGTCGCAGGCGGGGGCTGAGGCACTGTACATCCAGTGCGATGTTAGTGACGCACAGTCTGTGCAGCAGGCCATTGAGGCCACGGTGGCGGCCTTTGGGCAGTTGGATATCGTGTTTGCCAACGCGGGCGTGAATGGCGTCTGGGCGCCCATTGACGAACTGCAGCCTGAGGAATGGGACAAGACGCTGAACATCAATCTACGCGGCACCTACCTGACGGTGCACTACGCCGTGCCGCATCTGAAGCGCGCGGGGGGCGGCAGCATCATCATCACCAGCAGCGTCAACGGCAACCGCACGTTCTCCAGCCCAGGGGCCAGCGCCTACAGCTCGTCCAAGGCGGGGCAGGTGGCATTCGCCAAGATGATTGCGCTGGAACTGGGGCGCCACAACATCCGCTGCAATGCGGTATGCCCTGGCCTGATTCATACGAATATTCAGGAGCGCACGGAGCAGCGCGGCACCGACAAGATTGGCATTGAGGTGGAACTGCCGGAAGGCAGCCCTGCTCTGCACGGCGGCGAGGGCGAGCCGGTAGACGTGGCCGACGCCTGCCTGTTCCTGGCCTCGGACCTGGGGCGGCACGTGTCGGGCATTGAGCTGTACGTGGACGGCGGGGCGTCGCTGCTGCGCTAG
- the purS gene encoding phosphoribosylformylglycinamidine synthase subunit PurS: protein MSTYKAKVFVTLKPSILDPQGRTVERALSHLEHGNVAGVRVGKYIELTLHGTRAEVEAQLKDITENVLSNPVMEDARWELEGA, encoded by the coding sequence ATGTCCACCTACAAAGCCAAAGTCTTCGTGACCCTTAAGCCCAGCATTCTCGACCCCCAGGGCCGCACCGTGGAGCGCGCGCTGTCGCACCTGGAGCACGGCAACGTGGCCGGCGTGCGCGTGGGTAAGTACATCGAACTGACGCTGCACGGTACCCGCGCCGAGGTTGAAGCCCAGCTGAAGGACATCACCGAGAACGTGCTCTCCAACCCCGTGATGGAAGACGCCCGCTGGGAGCTGGAGGGGGCGTGA
- the purC gene encoding phosphoribosylaminoimidazolesuccinocarboxamide synthase has protein sequence MTTRGELKYEGKAKRVYATPHPGEYIVEYKDDATAFNGVKKAQIGGKGAINNAITAHLFPQLEQAGVPTHFIERLSDTEQRVRAVTIIPVEVIVRNVAAGSFSKRLGIEEGTVLARPVVEYCYKSDALGDPLINTDTAVALGWATPEELTRIRELALKVQAFLVPYFAARGVRLIDFKLEFGRLADGTVVLADEISPDTCRFWDAETNEKLDKDRFRRDLGGVEDAYSEMLARVTREL, from the coding sequence ATGACCACCAGAGGCGAACTGAAGTACGAGGGCAAGGCCAAGCGCGTGTATGCCACGCCCCACCCCGGCGAGTACATCGTGGAATACAAGGACGACGCCACCGCCTTTAACGGAGTGAAAAAGGCGCAGATTGGCGGCAAGGGCGCCATCAACAACGCCATCACCGCGCACCTGTTTCCGCAGCTGGAACAGGCGGGCGTGCCCACCCACTTCATCGAGCGGCTCTCCGACACCGAGCAGCGCGTGCGGGCCGTGACGATCATTCCGGTGGAAGTGATTGTGCGCAACGTGGCGGCCGGGTCCTTCAGCAAGCGCCTGGGGATTGAGGAAGGCACGGTGCTGGCGCGCCCCGTGGTGGAGTACTGCTACAAGAGTGACGCCCTGGGCGATCCCCTGATCAACACCGATACCGCCGTGGCGCTGGGCTGGGCCACACCCGAGGAACTGACGCGCATCCGCGAACTGGCGCTGAAGGTACAGGCCTTTCTGGTGCCGTATTTCGCGGCGCGCGGGGTACGCCTGATTGACTTCAAGCTGGAATTTGGCCGCCTGGCCGACGGCACGGTGGTCCTGGCCGATGAAATCAGCCCCGACACCTGCCGCTTCTGGGACGCCGAAACGAACGAAAAGCTGGATAAGGACCGCTTCCGCCGTGACCTGGGCGGCGTGGAAGACGCCTACAGCGAGATGCTGGCGCGCGTAACGCGAGAGCTTTAA
- a CDS encoding YwbE family protein: protein MPPARSQIQPGLTVDLVQKQDQASGRLTRGVVAALLTRSPSHPHGIKVRLTSGQVGRVQAVISPTGGEHNPG, encoded by the coding sequence ATGCCTCCTGCGCGCAGCCAGATTCAGCCCGGCCTGACGGTGGACCTCGTGCAGAAACAGGACCAGGCCAGCGGCCGGCTCACCCGTGGCGTGGTGGCGGCCCTGCTCACGCGCTCGCCCTCTCACCCACACGGCATCAAGGTGCGCCTGACCAGCGGGCAGGTGGGCCGGGTGCAGGCGGTGATCTCCCCCACCGGGGGCGAGCACAACCCCGGCTGA
- a CDS encoding MOSC domain-containing protein yields the protein MTPAGTVAELYRYPIKSVGGEALAQVPVTERGLEGDRAWAVTDVDGKFGSGKSTRRFRRMDGLLNFQAVLPSGHTEPQLILPDGTVHPATAEGASIALCEATGRTVRVTAEGPISHFDEGPLHLLTTSALAWLAEAHGAPVASRHFRHNILLGTGQTPDHLEERWLGRILALGDTLMVRISAPMPRCVMVNMAQPDLGANPGLLKTIASLHPDACFGVLAHVVQPGTLRLGDPARIL from the coding sequence ATGACCCCCGCTGGCACTGTGGCCGAACTGTACCGCTACCCCATCAAGTCGGTGGGCGGCGAGGCACTGGCGCAGGTTCCGGTGACGGAACGGGGCCTAGAGGGCGACCGCGCCTGGGCTGTCACCGACGTGGACGGCAAGTTCGGTTCTGGGAAGAGCACCCGCCGCTTCCGCCGGATGGACGGCCTGCTGAATTTCCAGGCGGTCCTTCCTTCAGGACACACCGAACCTCAGCTGATCCTGCCGGACGGCACAGTTCATCCGGCCACGGCTGAAGGCGCCAGCATTGCGCTCTGCGAGGCCACTGGACGCACAGTCCGGGTCACCGCTGAAGGCCCCATCTCTCATTTCGACGAGGGGCCGCTGCATCTGCTCACCACCTCCGCACTGGCATGGCTGGCGGAGGCCCACGGCGCACCAGTGGCCAGCCGGCACTTCCGGCACAACATTCTGCTGGGGACCGGCCAGACTCCTGACCATCTGGAAGAACGCTGGCTGGGCCGAATTCTGGCACTGGGCGACACGCTGATGGTCAGGATTTCGGCCCCCATGCCCCGCTGCGTGATGGTCAACATGGCCCAGCCCGACCTGGGGGCCAACCCGGGCCTCCTCAAAACCATTGCCTCGCTGCACCCCGACGCGTGCTTTGGCGTGCTGGCCCATGTGGTTCAGCCCGGCACCCTTCGCCTGGGCGACCCCGCCCGCATCCTCTGA
- the purL gene encoding phosphoribosylformylglycinamidine synthase subunit PurL, with protein sequence MTQAAPSLRDRAGTFGLSTDEYDLLVSRMGREPNALEAAIVGAMWSEHCGYKNSRPLFRHFPTTGPQVLQGPGENAGVVDIGDGWGVAFKMESHNHPSAVEPVQGAATGVGGILRDIFAMGARPFAVLDSLRFGNPDSPRTRFLVNGVVEGIAHYGNAIGVPTVGGEVTFHPSYQENPLVNVMALGLLRHEDLAKGTMGEVGNTIVYVGSKTGRDGLGGAVFASADLSNASQADRPAVQVGDPFMEKLLLEATLEAIQAGVVAGVQDMGAAGLVSSTCEMAYRAGLGITMDLDLVPTREEGMVPMELCLSESQERMILVPVPGKEQALLDLLAKWELDVVTIGQVEAHTNYRLTWRGEVVCDLPVDLLNEAPKYTREGVESDEIRAKREQDLSAIPVPGDLGAVLSELLSHPTIASKRPIFERFDHQVMTNTVVVPGAADAAVMRVKGSDMGVAATSDCNPRFVYLDPYTGAAAAVAEAARNLACVGATPLAITDNLNFGNPHRPEVYYQLERAVHGIADACRALNTPVTGGNVSLYNQYTEGDERVAIHPTPTIGMVGVLPDITKRATMNLKGERQTLFLIGEHAGTIGASQYLETIHGLEAGQVPALDLAREQAVIDATLHLIRAGLTDTAHDCAEGGLAVALAEMAIAGGTGLNVKLSAPEAARPDAVLYGEAHGRVVVATQDAAGVAAALTTLGVPFTRLGTTGGTSVTIAIPDAHIHLSVNLATLTQAYEEPLREILG encoded by the coding sequence ATGACCCAAGCCGCCCCCTCCCTCCGTGACCGCGCCGGTACCTTTGGCCTGTCCACCGACGAATACGATCTGCTCGTGTCTCGCATGGGCCGTGAGCCCAATGCTCTGGAAGCCGCCATTGTGGGCGCCATGTGGTCCGAGCACTGCGGCTACAAGAACAGCCGCCCCCTGTTCCGGCACTTCCCCACCACCGGCCCGCAGGTGCTTCAGGGCCCCGGCGAGAACGCGGGCGTGGTGGATATTGGCGACGGCTGGGGCGTAGCGTTCAAGATGGAAAGCCACAACCACCCGTCGGCCGTGGAACCGGTGCAGGGCGCGGCCACTGGCGTGGGCGGCATTCTGCGCGACATTTTCGCCATGGGCGCGCGGCCCTTTGCCGTGCTGGATTCGCTGCGCTTTGGCAACCCCGACAGCCCCCGCACCCGCTTTCTGGTGAACGGCGTGGTGGAAGGGATTGCCCACTACGGCAACGCCATTGGCGTGCCCACTGTGGGCGGCGAGGTGACCTTTCACCCCAGCTACCAGGAAAACCCGCTGGTGAACGTGATGGCCCTTGGCCTGCTGCGCCACGAGGACCTGGCCAAGGGGACCATGGGCGAGGTCGGCAACACCATCGTCTACGTGGGCAGTAAAACCGGTCGCGACGGTCTGGGCGGCGCCGTGTTTGCCTCTGCCGACCTCAGCAACGCTTCTCAGGCGGACCGCCCCGCGGTGCAGGTGGGCGACCCCTTTATGGAAAAGCTGCTGCTGGAAGCCACCCTTGAAGCCATTCAGGCTGGCGTGGTGGCAGGCGTGCAGGACATGGGCGCCGCCGGACTGGTGTCCTCGACCTGCGAGATGGCGTACCGCGCCGGGCTGGGCATCACCATGGACCTGGATCTTGTACCCACCCGCGAGGAAGGCATGGTCCCCATGGAGCTGTGCCTGAGTGAATCCCAGGAGCGCATGATTCTGGTGCCGGTGCCCGGCAAGGAGCAGGCGCTGCTGGACCTGCTGGCGAAGTGGGAGCTGGACGTGGTGACCATTGGACAGGTGGAGGCCCACACCAACTACCGCCTGACCTGGCGCGGCGAGGTGGTGTGCGACCTGCCGGTGGACCTGCTGAACGAGGCCCCCAAGTACACCCGCGAGGGCGTGGAATCCGACGAAATCCGGGCCAAGCGCGAGCAGGACCTCAGCGCCATTCCGGTGCCCGGCGACCTGGGGGCCGTGCTGAGTGAACTGCTCTCGCACCCCACGATTGCCAGCAAGCGCCCGATCTTCGAACGCTTTGACCATCAGGTCATGACCAACACCGTGGTGGTCCCCGGCGCGGCCGACGCCGCGGTCATGCGGGTGAAAGGATCGGACATGGGGGTGGCTGCCACCAGCGACTGCAACCCGCGCTTCGTGTATCTCGACCCCTACACCGGGGCGGCCGCTGCCGTGGCCGAGGCAGCGCGCAACCTTGCCTGTGTGGGCGCGACCCCGCTGGCCATCACCGACAACCTCAACTTCGGCAACCCCCACCGCCCGGAGGTGTACTACCAGCTGGAGCGCGCCGTGCACGGCATTGCCGATGCCTGCCGCGCCCTGAACACCCCTGTCACTGGCGGGAATGTCAGCCTGTACAACCAGTACACCGAGGGCGATGAGCGCGTGGCCATTCACCCCACCCCGACCATTGGCATGGTGGGCGTTCTGCCGGACATCACCAAGCGCGCCACGATGAACCTGAAGGGCGAAAGGCAGACCCTGTTCCTGATTGGCGAGCACGCGGGCACCATTGGCGCCAGCCAGTATCTGGAAACCATTCACGGCCTGGAAGCCGGTCAGGTGCCTGCCCTGGACCTTGCGCGCGAGCAGGCAGTCATTGACGCAACCCTGCACCTGATCCGCGCGGGCCTGACTGACACCGCACACGACTGCGCCGAGGGCGGCCTCGCCGTGGCACTGGCGGAAATGGCGATTGCCGGGGGCACCGGCCTGAACGTGAAACTCAGCGCCCCCGAAGCGGCGCGGCCCGACGCCGTCCTGTACGGCGAGGCCCACGGCCGCGTCGTGGTGGCCACCCAGGACGCGGCGGGAGTGGCAGCCGCCCTGACCACCCTAGGCGTCCCATTCACGCGCCTGGGCACCACGGGGGGAACGAGCGTCACCATTGCCATCCCGGATGCACACATACACTTGAGCGTGAACCTCGCCACCCTGACACAGGCCTACGAAGAACCCCTGCGGGAGATTCTGGGATGA
- a CDS encoding DinB family protein, with the protein MNVQTFLARSYAAELALFRTALDTVPEEDFATPRLGHSPAWHALHVAEWLRFFVFQDFSATYDHLGWEDDARMGFARGIPPVTTADGKAAVLAELDRMGTELDTHLQTLRDDQLTDELRSPPAPGGVRVRLDGLSLHLRHVAYHRGQLRLALKQA; encoded by the coding sequence ATGAACGTCCAGACCTTCCTGGCCCGCTCCTACGCTGCCGAGCTGGCGCTGTTCCGCACGGCACTGGATACGGTTCCGGAAGAAGATTTTGCCACCCCTCGCCTGGGCCACAGCCCGGCTTGGCACGCCCTGCACGTGGCGGAGTGGTTGCGCTTTTTCGTCTTTCAGGATTTCAGCGCCACCTATGACCACCTGGGCTGGGAGGACGACGCCCGCATGGGATTTGCGCGCGGCATCCCGCCTGTGACCACGGCCGATGGCAAGGCCGCCGTGCTGGCCGAACTGGACCGGATGGGCACAGAGCTGGACACCCACCTGCAGACCCTGCGGGATGACCAGCTGACCGACGAGCTGCGTTCACCCCCGGCACCAGGCGGTGTCCGGGTGCGGCTTGATGGCCTGAGCTTGCATCTGCGGCACGTTGCCTACCACCGCGGCCAGCTGCGGCTGGCGCTGAAACAGGCCTGA
- a CDS encoding cupin domain-containing protein — protein sequence MSVPPVVNLNAKFGLFHEHWSPKVVAALNGQQVKLAKISGEFQWHWHEHEDELFFVVRGTLRLKFRDGEAVLNEGELLVVPRGVEHLPVAETEETWIMMFEPASTLNTGNVTSERTVAQLERL from the coding sequence GTGAGCGTGCCGCCGGTGGTCAATCTGAACGCCAAATTTGGCCTCTTTCACGAGCACTGGTCGCCCAAAGTGGTGGCCGCACTGAACGGTCAGCAGGTCAAGCTGGCGAAGATCAGTGGCGAGTTCCAGTGGCACTGGCACGAACACGAAGATGAACTGTTTTTCGTGGTGCGCGGCACCCTGCGCCTGAAATTCCGGGACGGCGAGGCTGTTTTAAACGAAGGCGAGCTGCTGGTGGTGCCGCGCGGTGTGGAGCACCTGCCTGTGGCCGAGACCGAGGAGACGTGGATCATGATGTTTGAACCGGCCAGCACCCTGAACACCGGGAATGTCACGAGCGAGCGCACGGTGGCGCAGCTGGAGCGCCTGTGA
- the purF gene encoding amidophosphoribosyltransferase yields the protein MIFDPATDKPQDECGVFGVFSPEPNDLAWLTYLGLFALQHRGQEAAGMCVSDGERFHVEKDLGLVTQVFDERRLDSVRLANARVSIGHVRYSTTGSNLRFNAQPLTTRTNKGILGLAHNGNFVNAREVRDAMLMEGALFATTNDSEVMLNLIARESHMDLIEATAAAMTKLKGGFACVLMSRTQLLGFRDPNGVRPLVIGQRDDGAYAIASEPCALYAVGARFIRDVQPGELVWIDRSGLHSLMVQPRVPTPCAFEWIYFARSDSMLDGVDSHESRIRMGHQLAREHPVDADIVVPVPDSGIGAAIGYARESGIPFDYGLYKNPYAGRTFIAPTQEARELKVKMKLSPTSAVRGKRVILVDDSIVRGTTSRQIVNLLREAGATEVHFRVSSPPIKHPCFYGIDTAARKELVASTHSVEEIRQLIGADTLTFISEPGLRQAIGGGGLCGACFTGDYPAGTPLLNDVDKLALEV from the coding sequence ATGATTTTCGATCCCGCCACCGACAAGCCCCAGGACGAATGCGGGGTGTTCGGCGTCTTCTCGCCCGAGCCCAACGATCTGGCGTGGCTGACCTACCTGGGCCTGTTTGCCCTGCAACACCGGGGACAGGAAGCGGCGGGCATGTGCGTGTCCGACGGCGAACGCTTTCACGTGGAAAAGGACCTGGGGCTGGTCACGCAGGTGTTCGACGAGCGGCGCCTGGATTCGGTGCGGCTGGCGAATGCCCGCGTCAGCATTGGGCACGTGCGCTACAGCACCACCGGCTCCAACCTGCGCTTCAACGCCCAGCCGCTGACCACCCGCACGAACAAGGGCATTCTGGGCCTGGCCCACAACGGCAACTTCGTGAATGCCCGAGAGGTTAGAGACGCCATGCTGATGGAAGGCGCGCTGTTTGCCACCACCAACGACAGCGAAGTGATGCTGAACCTGATTGCGCGGGAAAGCCATATGGACCTGATTGAGGCCACGGCGGCGGCCATGACGAAGCTCAAGGGCGGCTTTGCCTGCGTGCTGATGAGCCGCACCCAGCTGCTGGGTTTCCGTGATCCCAATGGCGTGCGGCCCCTGGTGATCGGTCAGCGGGACGACGGCGCCTACGCCATTGCCAGCGAGCCCTGCGCCCTGTACGCCGTGGGCGCCCGGTTCATCCGTGACGTGCAACCCGGCGAACTGGTCTGGATTGACCGCAGCGGCCTGCACTCGCTGATGGTGCAGCCCAGAGTGCCCACCCCCTGCGCCTTCGAGTGGATCTACTTTGCCCGCTCTGACAGCATGCTCGACGGCGTGGACAGCCACGAGAGCCGCATTCGCATGGGGCATCAGCTGGCCCGGGAACACCCGGTGGACGCCGATATCGTGGTGCCGGTGCCGGACAGCGGCATCGGCGCGGCCATCGGCTATGCGCGGGAAAGCGGCATTCCCTTTGACTACGGCCTGTACAAGAACCCATACGCGGGCCGCACCTTCATTGCGCCCACGCAGGAAGCGCGCGAGCTGAAGGTCAAGATGAAGCTCTCCCCCACCAGCGCGGTTCGGGGCAAGCGGGTCATTCTGGTGGACGATTCCATCGTGCGCGGCACCACCAGCCGCCAGATCGTGAATCTGCTGCGCGAGGCAGGCGCCACGGAAGTGCACTTCCGCGTGAGCAGCCCGCCCATCAAGCACCCGTGCTTTTACGGCATTGACACTGCTGCTCGCAAGGAACTGGTGGCCAGCACCCACAGCGTCGAGGAAATCCGGCAACTCATCGGCGCCGACACCCTGACGTTTATCAGTGAACCTGGTCTGCGGCAGGCCATTGGCGGGGGCGGTCTGTGTGGCGCCTGCTTCACGGGTGACTACCCGGCAGGCACCCCACTGCTGAACGACGTGGACAAGCTGGCGCTGGAAGTCTGA
- the purQ gene encoding phosphoribosylformylglycinamidine synthase subunit PurQ: MKTAVIQFPGSNCDADALHAARLLLDEQAQFVWHTEAGLPQGTDLVFLPGGFSYGDHLRSGAIAARSPIMEAVKAHAARGGYVLGVCNGFQVLTESGLLPGALSRNRELHFLCRPVHLRVENAGTAFTGAYAEGQIIEVPIAHGEGNYYADAETIARLEGEGQVVFRYVDNPNGSLNDIAGIVNARGNVLGMMPHPERAVEALLGSEDGQGLFQSLTGTLATR; this comes from the coding sequence ATGAAAACCGCCGTTATTCAGTTTCCCGGCTCCAACTGCGACGCCGACGCACTGCACGCCGCCCGCTTGCTGCTGGACGAGCAGGCGCAGTTTGTCTGGCACACCGAGGCCGGGCTGCCCCAGGGCACCGACCTGGTGTTCCTGCCCGGCGGCTTCTCCTACGGCGATCACCTGCGCAGCGGCGCCATCGCCGCACGCAGTCCCATTATGGAGGCGGTCAAGGCCCACGCAGCGCGCGGCGGGTATGTGCTGGGCGTGTGCAACGGCTTTCAGGTGCTGACCGAGTCCGGGCTGCTGCCCGGCGCCCTGAGCCGCAACCGCGAACTGCATTTCCTGTGCCGCCCCGTGCACCTGCGGGTAGAAAACGCAGGCACGGCCTTTACGGGGGCGTATGCCGAGGGCCAGATCATTGAAGTGCCCATCGCGCATGGCGAGGGCAACTACTATGCCGACGCTGAAACGATTGCCCGACTGGAGGGCGAGGGGCAGGTGGTGTTCCGCTACGTGGACAACCCCAACGGCTCGCTGAACGACATTGCTGGCATTGTGAACGCGCGCGGCAACGTGCTGGGCATGATGCCCCACCCCGAACGCGCGGTCGAGGCCCTGCTGGGCAGCGAGGACGGGCAGGGCCTGTTCCAGAGCCTGACCGGCACCCTGGCCACCCGATGA